The Helicobacteraceae bacterium sequence TATTATCGTCGCATAACGCCTCGATCTCGGCGGCGTCCTTGCCTACAAGTTTTGCAAATTCTTCTACGCTTAACCATGTTTGCATTTAGTTATCTCCTTGCTAAACGAACCTCGATCGATCGCGAATCAAGCTCCGCTTGCGCGCCTATGTTTTGCCGATCTTCAAGCAATTTCCTAGCCAACTTGGGATCGTTTAACGCCAGAATCTGCGCCGCTAGATACGCCGCGTTGATCGCGCCGTTAATCGCCACGCACGCCGCGGGGATTTTAGACGGCATCTGAACGCAGCTAAGCAGCGCGTCGATCCCGTTTAACGCGCCGCTGGCGATAGGAACGGCGATAACGGGCTTGGTCGTTCGCGCCGCGATCGCGCCCGCCAAATGCGCCGCCATACCCGCCGCCGCGATAAACGCCAGCGCGCCGCCCTCTTCCGCCTCTTTCACGTATTGCGCCACGCGATCGGGCGTTCTGTGCGCGCTCGCGACTATCGCCTCGTAAGCCACGCCCAGGCGCTCTAGCGTTTTTGCGCACTCTTGCATTAACGTCCAGTCGCTTTTGCTACCTAAAACGACGCTTACAAACGCGCTCATATACCTTCCTTCTCGTCTTGATAGTTAGATTTTAGCAAATGCGGCAAAAATCGCGAGGCGAGCGGAAGTTTATATCCGCGAAGAAGGATTTTGGCGTTTTTAATCGCGGCGTATCGCTACGCGCGCGTTGGTTTATTGGATTGTTAAAAAAGGGCTGGAGGGCGGAAGCGTTTGCCCGCGTAAAAATTGCCCGACACATAATCCCGCCGTTTTATCGGCGTTAGCGATCCGCCGCCCGTTAGGCGGCGGTAGTCCGGCGTTAACCGTTAGTTGACGCTAATTTGTTTCGCGCCTTTGGATTGAATCTTGGGAAGCGTTAGGGTCAAAACGCCGTTTTTATACGCGGCTTCAATCGCGTCGGCGTCGGCGTTATCGGGCAGGCTAAAACGCCGCTCGAATCGTCCGTAACGGGTCTCTAGGCGGTAGAAATCCTCCTCTTTAACCTCTTCCTCAAACTTCCTTTCGCCGCTTATGTTCAGCGCGTTGTCCTTTAGATCGACCGAGATCGCGTCCTTATCGACGCCCGGCAGATCGAGCGCGATCAGATACGCCAAGTCGGTTTCGCGAACGCTAACGGCGGGCGTAAAGCCGGCAAGATTAGGCGTTACGTCGTTTTTATCGCTAAAAGCCTCCAACATATGGCGGCGAAACTCCTGAAAAGGATCAAATCTTTGAACTATCATCTGAAACTCCTTGCTTGTGTTTAGCGCTATTATGTTTTAAGCGCTAAGAGAATTATACAACATTGAGCCTATCATTGTCAAGTCTTTTTACAAAAATTATTCAACTTTTCGTCGGACGCCGTTTCTCAAACAATTAGCGCTAAGATCGGTAAAAAAGACGGGGGACAGAAAGCAAGTTTGGCGGCAAAACAGTTTGCGTTTGTTAGTTATTCCCATAAAAACGCGAGAGCGGCCTTGGCGATCGTCGATCGCGTTGCGAAAGCCGGTTACGAAGTATGGTGCGATCGCGGCATAAAGGTCAGCTCCACGTGGACGGACGAGATCGCTAGAGCCATCGAAAGGTGCGAGGTTTTCATCGTCTTTTTATCCAAAGACTCCGCGCTATCGCTTTTCGTGCGCAGCGAGATCGAATACGCCTTCCAAAAGCGCAAAAAGATAGTCCCCGTCTATTTGGATCCGATAGAGGAACTGCCGCCCGGTTTGGCGATCGGGTTAAACGCCATTCAGGGGATTGTGGGTTCTAGTTACGCGACGCTCGCGCAAAAAATTTGCGCCGCATTGTCGCAAAACGGCGTTTATAACTCTTCCAAACCTTCCGCAAAAAAGAGGCTCGCCATCGCTTTAACGCTGATCGGCGCGGTTTTGATCGCTTTTGGCGTTCTGTTCGCGTTTCATCGCGACGCGGTAGAGGGCTTCGCCGCCAAATTAGGCGTAAACGCCGCGCCGATCAAAACTCTTCCGCTCGCAAAAAACGAATACGCGCCCGCCGAACCCATTACGTTCAAAACGGATAAAACCATTCAAGACAAGATTAAAAACGGCGCGATCGCGGGAGTAACTCGCGTCGGCGCGAGCGATAAAGAGTGGATAATCATCAAGGAGATCGCAAAACCGTCCGCGCCTATTCTCGTGCGCGCGCCCGGTTTCGCGGGCGAATACGAGGCGAGAATCTACGCTTTGGACGGCGCGTTAATAGCCGCCAAACGATTTAGCGTATCCGAAGGCGCGCCCGTCGGATACAAGATTGGGATAGGCAAAAACGCCTACGCGCCAAACGAAAAATTTTCGGCGAAGATCGACGGCGTGAAAAAAGACGCGATCGACAGCCGTATGGTCGTAGGCGTTTGGCACGTCTGGGCGGATGGAGGAGACGCGATTACAAAAAGGATCGTCGATAAGAAAAACGCCTCGATCGCGTTTGTCGCCCCAAGTTCGAGCGGGCGTTATGAGATCCGCGCGTATAATAACGGGGAAATTTTGACAGAAGCTACGTTAATGGCGAGAGCGCAGATAAACGTGCGAAAATTAAGCGAAACGCAAGGAGTCAAATAATGGCGGACAACAGAGGAGCGCCTTACGTATTTATCAGCTATTCGCACGAAAACGCGAAGCTGGTTTTATCAATTATCGAATCGATTGTGGATAAAGGCTACGCCGTCTGGTACGACAAGAGCATAGATATATCTTCCACCTGGACGGACAATATAGGTCGGGCGATTATCGAATGCGAAGTAGTCGTCGCCTTTATCTCCAAAGAGTCTGTGGCGAGCAAATATGTGCGAAACGAAATCGAATTTGCTTTGAGCAAGAATAAACGCGTCATTCCCGTATATCTCGACGGCATGGAGATTTTACCGCCCGGCTTGGCGCTCGGATTAAACGCCACGCAAGGCGTGGTGGGCAAAAAAGAGGTCTCCGAGATCGCCAAACAAATTTGCGCTGGTTTGGAGTTCAACGCCGTGCAACGCGATCGCGACGCGTTTGAGCGAGGCAAACGCAAAAAGACGCCGGCGCTTGCGAAAGTCGCGGCGGTCGTTTGCGCTTTGGCGCTAATATGCGGCGGCGGTTATTTTTTTGTTAAAAGCGTATTCCGCAACGCTTACGAGATAACGCTAGACAAGCAAATATATCTGCCCGCCGAACGGATAGCGACGCGAATAGCCGAAGTTACCCCAGAAATGATCGTTAGCCGCGCGGTTATCGGCGTTTGGGATAAAGACGAGCGGAACGTTTCGTCGTATAAATCTTACAAACTGTTAAGCGATCCGCCGCCGTTTTTAAGAGCGCCTGTCGAGACGGGCGAATACGAGGTTCGCATTTACGCTTCGTATATTAGCGAGAGTTCCGACGAGCCAAAAAGCGCCGCCGCGTTTTCAGTCGCCAAAGACTCTTTGGGCGCGTTTGAGATATCTCTTGTCGAGGACGAATGCGTTTCGGAAGGAGAAATTCACGTTAACGTAAAGGGCGTTTCGCAAAAGATGATCGACGATCGACCTATTGTAGGGCTTTACAGGGTCTCGGCGCCGCACGATGGTCATATAGAATATGTGCCGGTGCGCTCCGAACAAGGTCTTCTCTGGTTCAACTGCCCGTTAAACGAAGGCGAATACGAGATTAGGGCGTATTCCAACTCCGACGTATGGGAAGCCGAAACGCTTGTGGCGTCCGTGAAATTGTTAGCGGTAAAACAATGACGCTTAAAGCGATCGCCGCTTACGACGAGGTAGTAATTCAGTGCCACGACGCGCCCGATCCCGACACGATCGCTTGCGGTTTCGCGCTGTGGCGGTTTTTGACCGATAAAGGCGTAAAAGTTAGACTTATATACGCCGGAGCGCAAATGACCAAGCCAAACGTGGTTTTGATGGTCAAAGCGCTTGATATACCGCTAGAACACGTTAGCGATCTGCCGCGCGCAAAACTGCTGATAACGGTGGACTGTCAGTATGGCGCGGGCAACGTTACGCGCTTTGAATGCGATCGCTTCGCGGTTTTTGACCACCACAAGCGGGAGATTCCCGATTCCGACGATCTTGTTATTTTCCCGCGTCTTGGCAGTTGTTCGACGCTGATTTGGAATTTGTTACGTAAAGAGGGCTTTAATTTTGCCGACAACGCGACGATTGCCACCGCGTTGGTTTATGGATTGATTACCGACACGTTCGAAGGCGCGGAGTCGCTCCACCCGCTCGATCGCGATTTGGCGGAGTTTAAAGGCGCCGATATGGCGCTGATAAAAAAGCTCAAAAATTCCGCGCTGACTATGGATGATCTTAAAACGGTCGCGCTCGCGCTCTCCTCGTCGCAATTGGTCGGCTCGATCGGAGCGCTACAATCGGACGCGTGCGATCCTAATCTACTAGGCTTCGCCTGCGACATAGCCAAACAGGTGGAGCGCTTTGATTGTTGCGTGGTTTACGCGCCGCAAAACGCGGGCATAAAGTTGTCGATCAGAAGCTCCGTGCGCGAAACGATGGCAAACGAGTTAGCCGCGTATATAACCGAGGATGTGGGAAACGGCGGAGGCAATAGCGAAAAGGCGGGAGGGTATATCTCGCTAAAAGCGCTGGCTGGCGTTAGCCCTATGCGTTTCATAACGGATAAAATTAGAGAGTATCAATCGAGCTACCAGCTGATCTATTCGAATCAACGTTCTATCGATTTCGCATCTATGCCGAGCTATCGCAAGTTGCCAATCGCGATCGGATTTGCGCCCACGACCGATATTTTCAACGAGGGCGAGCCTATCTGCATCCGCACGTTAGAAGGCGACGTGGATACGTACAGCTCCAAAGACATATACCTAATGATCGGAACCGAAGGCGAAATCTATCCGATACTAAAAAGCCGATTTGAGGCGAGCTACGCGGTTCTGCCCGATCCGTATTCGCTCGCTACGGAATACGAGCCGACGATTATCAATAAAAGCACGGGGGAGAAAAAGCTGGTCGTTTCTTCGGCAAAATGTTGCGTCGCGCGCGTTAACAAGATAATCCGCGCCGCGCCGCTATCTAAAAACGCCAAACTCTTTACCGTTTGGGATACGGAGAAATACTTCTGCGGCAAAGTCGGGGATTATATCGCGGCGCCAATCGACGATTTTAACGATCCTTATATCGTTAAACGCGATATTTTTCATAAAACCTACGAGCGGATATAGCGCCCTATTTTTTGCTGATAGCCGACACCTCTCCGGCAATTAGCGTTTCGCCGTAAAACTCGATAGCGGCGTATTCGCTTTCGTCGTTTCTGGACTTTTTATTCAGCATATACTCGTTTTCTTCAAAGGTGAGATCGTAGTTATAAAGGTGCAAAACTACGAAGCGCGAAACGGGAATAGTCGTTATATGAACGTTGTTGCTGATCGTTTTTAGCGACGTGGGACAAGTTACGATCGCTCTCCACACGAAGTATTCCGCTTGAGCGCGAATATATTCAAGCTCTCCGGAAATTACGCCGCTGATCGTCGCGTTGTTGATAACTACGTCGTGTTCTTTTAGAATCTTCGCCGCCTCGAAACGCGCCGCATAGGAGTTTTTGGCGCGTTCGATCGCTTTAGCGATCATATCTTTGTAGATCTGTTGAGTATCTTGATAGATCAGCGCGTCGATCGCTTTGCCGTCTATGTATATGGCAAACGCCTCTTCGCTCAGGCGAAACCGCGAAGCGTTTATGGCGCTTTCCGCGCGCGATTTCAGCTCTTGCAGAAACAGCTCTTCGATGTCGGACGTTTTTTTATCGGACATAGATACCCTTTAACGTTTATGTAGAAAAACTTTGCGATTATACGCTAAAAACTTGAAACCGCCGCTTTTACCGCGATTGGCGACGGACGGGTCGGGCTTAGGTTGCGGCGCTAAGCTCTCTTGCCGCCGATCGATTTGATTCTTAACGAGTTGCCCACGACTAACAGCGAACTAAAACTCATCGATAAAGCCGCGATCAGCGGAATAATGTAACCCATGCACGCAAGCGGGATAAGGCAGGCGTTGTAAATAACGCTTAGGGCGATATTCTGCTTGATAACGCGGTAGGTTTTTTTACTAAGTTTTACCGCGAACGCCAGATCGCTTAGACTATCTTTAAGCAACACGAGATCGCTCGCGCTTATCGATATATCCGCGCCGCCGTGCATGGCGACCGCGACGTTGGCTTTAGCCAGCGCGATCGCGTCGTTAATCCCGTCGCCCGCCATTATGACGACGCCCTTTTCGCGGTAGCGATCGACTAGCGCGGCTTTATCTTGCGGCAAAAGCGCCCAATGCAGATCGCCGATTCCAAGCGCTTCGGCGGTCGCTTCGGCGGCGTTTTTCGTATCGCCCGTTAAAATAGCCGCGCTTAAACCCGCCGCTTTAAGCTCTTCGATCGCTTCGAGCGCGTCCGTTTTAAGCGTGTCCGCAAGCAAAAACTCCGCCCGCAAAACGCCGTTTTCGGCGAAGTAAAAACGCGATCCATCGCCGGTTGTTTCGCCTACGCGCACGCCGTTTTCACGCATTAAGGCTTCGTTGCCGCCTAGCAGATTTTCAGCCGCCACGCCGCGACCGGCGATCGCTCTGACGTTCGCGATCGGCGAGGCGGCGGCGGGGCTTAGATACTCCGCCACGCCCTTTGAAACGGGGTGCGAGCTCGAACCGATTAACCCTAAGAGCTTAGCCGCGTCAAAGCCCTCGCGCAGATCGGCTTTGATTACGCGCGGTTTGCCGATCGTAAGCGTTCCGGTTTTATCCAGCAGCAAAAACTTAGCTTTCGCCAGCGTTTCTAGGACGTTCGCGCTTCTAAAAAGGATATTGCGCTTTGCGCCCTCCAGCGCGCCGACCACGCTCGCGATTGGCGTAGCCAGCGCCAGAGCGCACGGGCATGCGATTACGATAACGCTCACGGTAATCGTCAGGGCGCGATCAAAACTAGCCTCAAGCGCGAAAAACCACGCGCAAAAACAGAGCGCGGCGATCGTTAGGATCGTAGAAGAAAAGTAGCGCGAAAGGCGGTTTGCCAGATTCGCGATCATCGGGCGGTTTTCTAACGATCCCTCCAGCAAGGCGTAAACGGCGCGGAAGGTCGAATGTTCGTAATCCTTTTCGGCGCGAATCAGCAACACGCCGTCGGTATTGATAGAGCCGCCTATAACCTTGTCGCCAGCCCCTACGATCAGCGGCTCGCTTTCTCCCGTCAAACTCGCCGCGTCCAGCGCCGCCGTTCCGCTCAAAACCGCGCCGTCGAAGACGATCCGCTCGCCCGCCGTCGACTCGATAATATCGCCGATCGCGATCGTTTCGGGCGCTACGCGCTCTTTACGATCGCCGACGACGCGCGTTACCTCCTGCGGCGCGGAGGCGATAACGGAATCGAGCGCGTCAACCGCGCTTTTTTTCGCGCGCACCTCCAGAAACTTGCCGATCAACACAAAGGCGATAATCATCGTTACCGAATCAAAATACGGCTCCGCGCCGCCGATCAACGTAGCGTATATGGAGTAAAAATAGGTCAAACTAGCGCCCGTCGCCACAAGCAGATCCATCGTAACAAAGCCGTTTTTCAGCCCGTAGTAGCCGCCGCGAAAGAAAATCCAGCCGCTAAAAAAGAGCGTGGGCGTGGCAAGGCAGAACTCTACCGCGTAAATCACGCGCGCTAGCGCCTCGTCCATTCCGCTAAACAACCCTAGATAGCGCGCCACAGCCAGCCACATGACGTTCATAGCGGCGAAAACCGCCACGATCAGACGGGTGTAATACTCTTTGCGCTCCTTGTTCGCCCCCTCTTCGGCGAGCTTTGGATCGTAGGGCGCGGCGTCGTATCCGATCGATCGGATTGACTCGACAATCTTGCTTAATTTTATTTTCGCGGGATCAAATAGTATTTTGGCTTTATTGGTGGTGAAGTTAATATTCGCCTCGATCACGCCGTCTAAACGGTTGATTATCTTTTCGTTCAGCCAGACGCACGCGGCGCAATGTATGCCTTCGATCGCCAATCCGACCTCGAAAAGGTTGTTTTTGATCGAAATAAAACGCTTGACGAAACTATCCGAGTCAAAGCGCTCCAAATCCTTTCGGTTCTCTTTGGGGCGATCGAGGGTTTGAGCGCCTTTTAGATCGTAAAATCCGCCTAAATTGCAATCGCGCAAAAGATGAAAAACGCTCTGGCAGCCCTTGCAGCAAAAGTTGCGTTCGCCGTCGCAAATCGCCGCGCTAGGCGACGTTTCAAGCCCGCAGTGATCGCACTTCATATCGCCTCTTTGCCTTTGCTAAGGCGCTAAAACCTCCGCCTTCATATCGCCGCGCCGCGCGTAAAGCGAAAAGCCTCCCGCGTTTCACGCGAGCGCCTTCAAACTAGTTTGCTCGCCGATATAGGCGATATAGCCTTTCGCGTCGCGTCCGGTGGCGGTTTTGAGCGCGTCGAGATATTTTTTAACCTGTTTGTCGTGCGACAGGTTTGGTTTGCCGCTTTTGTAATCGATCACGATCCAGCCCTCCTTAGCGTCGATAAGCAGATCTAAACGCATCGCTTCGCCTTCTAGCGTCAGCGTCGCCTCTTTATAACGCCTGCCGCGTCTTATTATATCGCGAAAGTTCGAGTTAGCCAGTAGCGAATTAACGCGCGTTTTCACCTCGTCGATCGGCGCGTTCAAGCCGTAGCGGTTTCGCGCGCTTTCGATCGCGGCGTCTATATCGGGCGCGTCAAAATCGCCCATCGTTTCCAGCGCGTAGTGTAGCGCCAAGCCAAAATCGCGCGCTTTGCTATCGCCGTAAAACGTTTCTCGATTCTTAACGAAAGCGCTTTGCGCTCCTAGTTTTCGCGGGCGTATCTCGATGGCTTCCGGCGGCGTTTGCTTTTGCGCCGCCGCTTGCGGAAAATACGGCTCGCCCAAACTTTCCTCGCGCAAATCCAACGGATCAAAGATAGAGTTTTTGGGCTTTTTGACGATGAACAGCGAATCGCGCGCGCGCGTTAACGCCACGTATAATTCGTTTAGCCGATTGCGATTTTCCGCCTCTTTTTGCAGTTTTAGCGCTTCGGCGTAATCCTCGTCCGCGTATTCGCGCCGCCGTTGCCGCCAGCGAATCGGAGCGGATCGCGCGCTTTCGTTATCAAATATCAATCTATCTTTTCTCGGATTTGGAGCGCTAAGCCGATCCGATACGATCGTATGCGCGAACTCCAGCCCCTTCGCCTTATGCGTCGTCAGCGCGCGAAGCCCGCTTTGCGCGCTTGGAGCCGCGTTGATTTCAAGCGCCTCGAAACCGTAGATAACCTCCTCGACAAAGTTAAGTTTCGCCGTCCACTCCAAAAAATTAAGCGTATCGGGATCGGCAAAGCCAAAACGCCGCGCGATCGTAGCGCAAACGCCAAGCGGCGTATCGTCGAGATTGACGCCGTTTAGATCGAACTCGCGCGTTGCGAGCGCGTTCGCGTTTGCTAAATAGAGCGCGTTGCGATCGAAGTAGAGGTATTTTAGCGCCTCGTATATCGCCAAAACCTCGCGTCGGCGATTTAGCTTTTGCGTCGTTTCCGTGATCACGCTTAGATCGCAAAACCGCTCGCGCAGACTTTCGGCGATCGTCTCGCCGTCCTCGTTTTTCCAAACCAAGACCGCGATTGATTCCGGCGCGACCTTATTTTCCAGCAGCTCGCCCACGATTTGCAAAATCGCCTCTTTTGGATCTTCGGCGCATATCGTTCTGACTAGCCCGCGTTCGCTTCGGCGCGGTTTTTGCGGCGTGAAATCCGTAAATAGCGGCGCGAAAACGCGATTGGCGAACTCCACGACGACGCTAAGGCTTCTGTAGTTATTCTCCAGCGTTTGGCGCTCTATGTTCGCGTATCTGGACGCGACATAGTTAAACAGATAAGGAGCGCCGCCGCGAAAACGGTAGATCGACTGTTTTTGATCGCCGACGTAAAAGAACGATTTGATCCGCGCCGTTCCCGAACCGGCGGCAAACTCTTCGATAATCGGACGCAGAATTTCAAACTGTATCGGCGACGTGTCCTGAAACTCGTCGATCAGCAGATGCTCGATTCGCGCGTCTAGCCTGAAGTAGAAAAAATCCTTATTCAGCTCGCTAGTTAGCAGCGCGTGCGCGAAATGCGTTATATCCGCGAAATCCAACAGCCGCTTTCGTTTTTTCAGCGCCGATCTGCTCTGCGTAAAGCAGTCGTATAAAGCGGCGAGTCTTGAGAGCGCGTTTTGCTCTTTAAGATCGAAATAGCGCTTTAACGCCGCCTTGAAATCCGCAAACCTCTCGTCCATTTGCGGAGTGAAAACTTTTTTAAAATACATATAGTCGGCGAGGCTCGGTTTGGCGATCCAAACGTTGGCGCGCTCTAGCGCCTCCGAAAGATTGTTCGCCTCCAGCGCTTTTTTGCCGCTTTGGCTTATTTCGCCGCTTTCAAGCGCCGCCGCTTTTATTCGCGAAAACGCCGCAAAAGCCGCGTCTTTCGCCGCCTCGATCTTGCCGCGATCGATCGGATTTTGGCGTTCAAGCGTTTGCGCCCGCTCGTAGAGTTTGGCGAAGATCGCGAAGCCGTTTTGAACGTTTTGCTCCGTTTCTAGTAAAAATCGTAAAAAATCGCCGATCAACCCTTGTTTTTGCGCCTCGATTAAAAACGCGTCGATCGCCTCGTCCTCGTCTATTGCTCCTACGTCAAATAGCGGAGAGAGTCCGATATATAGCGAAAACCGCCGCAAAATACGGCTGAAAAACGCGTCTAGCGTCATAATGTTTGTGTCGGCGCGTAAAAACGCCCTATATACGTCGGCGACTCTTTTTTGCAGCTCGTTTGGAGCGCAGCCAAGCTGATCGGCTATTTCGGCTAACTCCGCCGTTTGCTCGCCGTTAGAGACGCCTTCTAGCAGCTTGGCGATCCTTTCAAGCATCTCGTTTGCCGCTTTGTTGGTAAAAGTCAGGCATAAAATCCTCTCCGGCGCGGCGCCCAACAAAAGCAGCGCGACATAACGAAGACTGAGCAGATAGGTTTTGCCGCTGCCGGCGCTCGCCTCGCACGCGAGATACGGACGAAATTTACTCACTGCCGCCTCCCGCAGAGCAAAGCGTATTCGCAATAGGAGCAGGGCTTGCGGCTTTGCGCTAGATCGAATGATTGACTAGGCGATTTGAACTCCTCGACGCGCGCCGCGAATTGTTCCTCGTATTTTTCAACGTCCATATAGCTTATCTCGCCGCTTTTAAGCGAGTAGTAGCCCGCGCTTATGTTTTTAGCTTCGTAGCCCAGCGCGATCGCGAGCTCGCGGTATATCATAAGCTGGAAGTCGATCTGATCTTCGGGATTCGCGGCGAAAACGGGTAACGCGCCGCTTTTGTAGTCGAGTATCTCGACCTTTTCGCCATTGCGATCGATCCGATCGATCCGCCCGTTAAGCGTTACGCCGCGAAAAAACGCGGTCGCCTGTTTCTCCGTTTCCACAG is a genomic window containing:
- a CDS encoding Hsp20/alpha crystallin family protein, which translates into the protein MIVQRFDPFQEFRRHMLEAFSDKNDVTPNLAGFTPAVSVRETDLAYLIALDLPGVDKDAISVDLKDNALNISGERKFEEEVKEEDFYRLETRYGRFERRFSLPDNADADAIEAAYKNGVLTLTLPKIQSKGAKQISVN
- a CDS encoding RecB-like helicase translates to MSKFRPYLACEASAGSGKTYLLSLRYVALLLLGAAPERILCLTFTNKAANEMLERIAKLLEGVSNGEQTAELAEIADQLGCAPNELQKRVADVYRAFLRADTNIMTLDAFFSRILRRFSLYIGLSPLFDVGAIDEDEAIDAFLIEAQKQGLIGDFLRFLLETEQNVQNGFAIFAKLYERAQTLERQNPIDRGKIEAAKDAAFAAFSRIKAAALESGEISQSGKKALEANNLSEALERANVWIAKPSLADYMYFKKVFTPQMDERFADFKAALKRYFDLKEQNALSRLAALYDCFTQSRSALKKRKRLLDFADITHFAHALLTSELNKDFFYFRLDARIEHLLIDEFQDTSPIQFEILRPIIEEFAAGSGTARIKSFFYVGDQKQSIYRFRGGAPYLFNYVASRYANIERQTLENNYRSLSVVVEFANRVFAPLFTDFTPQKPRRSERGLVRTICAEDPKEAILQIVGELLENKVAPESIAVLVWKNEDGETIAESLRERFCDLSVITETTQKLNRRREVLAIYEALKYLYFDRNALYLANANALATREFDLNGVNLDDTPLGVCATIARRFGFADPDTLNFLEWTAKLNFVEEVIYGFEALEINAAPSAQSGLRALTTHKAKGLEFAHTIVSDRLSAPNPRKDRLIFDNESARSAPIRWRQRRREYADEDYAEALKLQKEAENRNRLNELYVALTRARDSLFIVKKPKNSIFDPLDLREESLGEPYFPQAAAQKQTPPEAIEIRPRKLGAQSAFVKNRETFYGDSKARDFGLALHYALETMGDFDAPDIDAAIESARNRYGLNAPIDEVKTRVNSLLANSNFRDIIRRGRRYKEATLTLEGEAMRLDLLIDAKEGWIVIDYKSGKPNLSHDKQVKKYLDALKTATGRDAKGYIAYIGEQTSLKALA
- the purE gene encoding 5-(carboxyamino)imidazole ribonucleotide mutase, which gives rise to MSAFVSVVLGSKSDWTLMQECAKTLERLGVAYEAIVASAHRTPDRVAQYVKEAEEGGALAFIAAAGMAAHLAGAIAARTTKPVIAVPIASGALNGIDALLSCVQMPSKIPAACVAINGAINAAYLAAQILALNDPKLARKLLEDRQNIGAQAELDSRSIEVRLARR
- a CDS encoding toll/interleukin-1 receptor domain-containing protein; this encodes MADNRGAPYVFISYSHENAKLVLSIIESIVDKGYAVWYDKSIDISSTWTDNIGRAIIECEVVVAFISKESVASKYVRNEIEFALSKNKRVIPVYLDGMEILPPGLALGLNATQGVVGKKEVSEIAKQICAGLEFNAVQRDRDAFERGKRKKTPALAKVAAVVCALALICGGGYFFVKSVFRNAYEITLDKQIYLPAERIATRIAEVTPEMIVSRAVIGVWDKDERNVSSYKSYKLLSDPPPFLRAPVETGEYEVRIYASYISESSDEPKSAAAFSVAKDSLGAFEISLVEDECVSEGEIHVNVKGVSQKMIDDRPIVGLYRVSAPHDGHIEYVPVRSEQGLLWFNCPLNEGEYEIRAYSNSDVWEAETLVASVKLLAVKQ
- a CDS encoding toll/interleukin-1 receptor domain-containing protein, coding for MAAKQFAFVSYSHKNARAALAIVDRVAKAGYEVWCDRGIKVSSTWTDEIARAIERCEVFIVFLSKDSALSLFVRSEIEYAFQKRKKIVPVYLDPIEELPPGLAIGLNAIQGIVGSSYATLAQKICAALSQNGVYNSSKPSAKKRLAIALTLIGAVLIAFGVLFAFHRDAVEGFAAKLGVNAAPIKTLPLAKNEYAPAEPITFKTDKTIQDKIKNGAIAGVTRVGASDKEWIIIKEIAKPSAPILVRAPGFAGEYEARIYALDGALIAAKRFSVSEGAPVGYKIGIGKNAYAPNEKFSAKIDGVKKDAIDSRMVVGVWHVWADGGDAITKRIVDKKNASIAFVAPSSSGRYEIRAYNNGEILTEATLMARAQINVRKLSETQGVK
- a CDS encoding DHH family phosphoesterase — translated: MTLKAIAAYDEVVIQCHDAPDPDTIACGFALWRFLTDKGVKVRLIYAGAQMTKPNVVLMVKALDIPLEHVSDLPRAKLLITVDCQYGAGNVTRFECDRFAVFDHHKREIPDSDDLVIFPRLGSCSTLIWNLLRKEGFNFADNATIATALVYGLITDTFEGAESLHPLDRDLAEFKGADMALIKKLKNSALTMDDLKTVALALSSSQLVGSIGALQSDACDPNLLGFACDIAKQVERFDCCVVYAPQNAGIKLSIRSSVRETMANELAAYITEDVGNGGGNSEKAGGYISLKALAGVSPMRFITDKIREYQSSYQLIYSNQRSIDFASMPSYRKLPIAIGFAPTTDIFNEGEPICIRTLEGDVDTYSSKDIYLMIGTEGEIYPILKSRFEASYAVLPDPYSLATEYEPTIINKSTGEKKLVVSSAKCCVARVNKIIRAAPLSKNAKLFTVWDTEKYFCGKVGDYIAAPIDDFNDPYIVKRDIFHKTYERI
- the cadA gene encoding cadmium-translocating P-type ATPase, with product MKCDHCGLETSPSAAICDGERNFCCKGCQSVFHLLRDCNLGGFYDLKGAQTLDRPKENRKDLERFDSDSFVKRFISIKNNLFEVGLAIEGIHCAACVWLNEKIINRLDGVIEANINFTTNKAKILFDPAKIKLSKIVESIRSIGYDAAPYDPKLAEEGANKERKEYYTRLIVAVFAAMNVMWLAVARYLGLFSGMDEALARVIYAVEFCLATPTLFFSGWIFFRGGYYGLKNGFVTMDLLVATGASLTYFYSIYATLIGGAEPYFDSVTMIIAFVLIGKFLEVRAKKSAVDALDSVIASAPQEVTRVVGDRKERVAPETIAIGDIIESTAGERIVFDGAVLSGTAALDAASLTGESEPLIVGAGDKVIGGSINTDGVLLIRAEKDYEHSTFRAVYALLEGSLENRPMIANLANRLSRYFSSTILTIAALCFCAWFFALEASFDRALTITVSVIVIACPCALALATPIASVVGALEGAKRNILFRSANVLETLAKAKFLLLDKTGTLTIGKPRVIKADLREGFDAAKLLGLIGSSSHPVSKGVAEYLSPAAASPIANVRAIAGRGVAAENLLGGNEALMRENGVRVGETTGDGSRFYFAENGVLRAEFLLADTLKTDALEAIEELKAAGLSAAILTGDTKNAAEATAEALGIGDLHWALLPQDKAALVDRYREKGVVIMAGDGINDAIALAKANVAVAMHGGADISISASDLVLLKDSLSDLAFAVKLSKKTYRVIKQNIALSVIYNACLIPLACMGYIIPLIAALSMSFSSLLVVGNSLRIKSIGGKRA